One part of the Ranitomeya imitator isolate aRanImi1 chromosome 10, aRanImi1.pri, whole genome shotgun sequence genome encodes these proteins:
- the LOC138652007 gene encoding transcription factor HES-5-like, whose product MMMAANSALCTISKEYASETLTTKVKNRMRKPVVEKMRRDRINSSINQLRKLLEQEFQLLQPDSKPEKADVLEIAVQFLKQQQRCTHQGMKSVHGADHQEYRHGYSKCLYEALSYLSAHHTGQEAQLHLLNHFQQLESQPRNLSCLQTPPKQQQQPLMANTKFLWRPW is encoded by the exons ATGATGATGGCAGCGAACAGCGCTCTGTGCACCATATCTAAGGAATACGCATCAGAAACCCTCACCACAAAAGTGAAAAATAGG ATGAGAAAGCCAGTTGTAGAAAAGATGAGACGGGATCGCATTAATAGCAGCATCAACCAACTGCGGAAACTTCTAGAGCAAGAATTCCAGCTTCTCCAGCCAGACTCCAAGCCGGAGAAGGCTGACGTCCTGGAAATAGCCGTACAATTCCTTAAACAGCAGCAGAGATGCACCCACCAAG GAATGAAATCAGTTCATGGAGCAGATCACCAGGAATACAGACATGGCTACTCCAAGTGTCTTTATGAAGCCCTCTCATATCTATCAGCCCATCACACGGGGCAGGAGGCGCAGCTCCACTTACTGAATCACTTCCAGCAGCTGGAGAGCCAACCGAGAAATCTCAGCTGCCTCCAGACACCTCCTAAGCAGCAACAACAGCCTCTCATGGccaacaccaagttcttgtggagaCCCTGGTAG